In one window of Episyrphus balteatus chromosome 3, idEpiBalt1.1, whole genome shotgun sequence DNA:
- the LOC129913933 gene encoding uncharacterized protein LOC129913933, whose translation MKSRTSGYSSDTEQNKQKDDLSVLRKPIHTALSGFLEAKKAYDNGTDEIRRLLARECDVIYECNTCRNIFRSLTNFISHKRVYCRNSNNHFNGSFNSNNQNGFIDQDVSTIIQAEQEFVNKKPNAASTSSKDNNNTNNANRDLSSIIERLLKREQNNRLMKLTDFYDQVNNKLTQDEILQQKHVLQLDRVPNSDVAVYQTVKVDESDNIKTEVDEVHDMHDKNTKTIVGSDGKAIPHSTPAVVKEIKKEPVDEVDFASSEVKEQQPAEVSNEISCEICKLQFATEKTLKLHIQTKHISSTFVFQCPSCSLTFLQPGAVIRHLSNDHKKSTRKIRLMREAIYKRRVRMDEVQTKGPSRELARLQTAKERRDAENKAWLDNIERVDNSPMCTYCGKTFERKAVLNTHLNNCQMKNKLNLVAEKNPSSAGNRESPVQLKNNKLTNLVAAEKPSATNRVVSPILITTAPTTNKLVVKQLADESKLINSNSNSVDSFDLEHKYDINGDSKDSIDLLEIKEELTGQQNRRKRRKPPKILTRNDDVDSDTLNELFANLGKNTDELSLKTVCLDNLTRAAENDELQKEVSHIVKVEDKPSEPAVVAVKAEPKQRVNPNTKQLPCFCKICHKRFDALSNLRRHISMFHYRSRKFGCKLCDYRAFRKYDVVNHLGSAHSIAGDKETTLEFVRIYEEKYFKDGVEEDIVLITDNGNVPKENKPEEKRQRRPRGSAKAIVASTSRQAASAAPEAATSEPKITRSSSQLSLSSTDDSIPNKRPIRNRVKPVNKDFVYDLSNLLKKDMLFAERESMKSLKRRSTNSVATDDSNQEAPSPSTTPSSPVISDTNKNEQVTFGFVLTKDLVQGAAQKMAQNLVSQGRAALATLPEIPTQRPLMRSRLISVFRSCGSVPIIETSDLEEAQYRASLSEDSFIDNFSKRRKIDLNLKPRLSLPDSPLNSLLMKVDMRKKSQTKNIPQNDSGYFGEEDNNKKSDLLAACPTEKEFQEFAAKQLIEPVKKVHVLPFVDPVPSIPNFSSPPPTPTKRITLFQRLNENKAKRLQESLLRSALEN comes from the exons ATGAAGAGTCGTACTTCTGGTTACAGCTCTGATACAgagcaaaataaacaaaaagatgATTTAAGTGTGCTTCGAAAGCCAATTCATACGGCACTATCTGGATTTTTAGAAGCCAAAAAAGCATACGACAATGGAACTGATGAG ATAAGGAGACTTTTGGCACGTGAATGCGACGTTATATATGAATGCAATACATGTCGGAATATATTTAGaagtttaacaaattttataagtcACAAGCGAGTTTACTGCCGTAACTCCAACAATCACTTCAACGGCAGCTTCAATTCAAACAACCAAAATGGTTTCATC GATCAGGATGTATCGACAATTATCCAGGCCGAACAAGAATTCGTCAATAAGAAACCCAATGCTGCATCGACAAGCTCCAAAGATAACAACAACACTAATAATGCTAATAGGGATCTAAGTAGTATAATTGAACGTTTGTTGAAGCGTGAGCAAAACAATAGGCTCATGAAATTGACAGACTTCTACGATCAGGTGAACAACAAATTAACCCAAGATGAAATCCTTCAACAAAAACACGTGCTGCAATTGGATAGGGTACCTAATAGTGATGTAGCTGTGTATCAAACGGTTAAAGTGGACGAGAGTGATAATATCAAAACTGAAGTTGATGAAGTTCATGATATGCACGATAAAAACACAAAGACTATTGTTGGGTCAGATGGAAAAGCCATTCCACATAGTACTCCTGCGGTAGTGAAAGAGATTAAGAAAGAACCAGTCGATGAGGTTGACTTTGCTAGTTCAGAAGTCAAGGAACAACAACCAGCAGAAGTTTCCAATGAAATAAGCTGTGAAATTT GTAAATTACAATTTGCAACAGAAAAGACCCTCAAGCTACACATCCAAACCAAACATATCTCTTCGACATTCGTCTTTCAGTGTCCATCTTGTTCACTCACATTTTTGCAGCCTGGAGCAGTGATTCGTCATCTGAGCAATGACCATAA AAAATCAACACGAAAGATCCGTTTGATGCGTGAAGCTATTTACAAACGTCGTGTACGAATGGATGAAGTACAAACCAAAGGTCCAAGTCGAGAATTGGCCCGCTTGCAAACAGCCAAAGAGCGTCGTGATGCCGAAAACAAAGCATGGCTGGATAATATCGAGCGGGTAGACAACTCTCCGATGTGTACTTACTGTGGCAAAACTTTCGAGAGGAAGGCAGTTCTAAATACTCACTTAAATAATTgccaaatgaaaaacaaattaaatcttGTCGCTGAGAAAAATCCATCATCGGCAGGAAATCGAGAATCGCCTGttcaattgaaaaacaacaaactaaCAAATCTAGTCGCTGCTGAGAAACCTTCAGCAACAAATAGAGTCGTCTCGCCTATTCTCATTACTACTGCCCCCACAACAAATAAACTTGTTGTCAAACAACTAGCAGACGAATCAAAATTAATCAATTCCAATTCTAATTCAGTGGACTCATTCGATCTGGAACACAAATACGATATCAACGGTGACAGTAAGGACTCCATAGATTTACTTGAAATCAAAGAAGAGCTCACTGGTCAACAGAATCGACGAAAACGTCGCAAACCACCCAAAATTCTGACCCGTAACGACGATGTTGACTCGGATACACTCAATGAGTTGTTTGCTAATTTGGGCAAAAATACAGATGAGCTATCTCTGAAGACAGTATGCTTAGACAATCTTACTAGAGCCGCTGAAAACGACGAACTACAAAAAGAAGTTTCACATATCGTAAAGGTTGAGGACAAGCCAAGTGAGCCTGCTGTGGTTGCAGTAAAAGCAGAACCAAAGCAACGTGTCAATCCGAATACCAAACAACTTCCATGCTTTTGTAAAATCTGTCATAAACGTTTCGATGCTCTAAGCAACTTGAGACGTCACATTTCGATGTTTCATTATCGCAGCCGAAAATTCGGTTGCAAACTGTGCGACTACCGAGCGTTCAGGAAGTACGATGTGGTTAACCATTTGGGATCTGCACATTCCATTGCCGGTGATAAAGAGACAACTTTGGAGTTTGTTCGTATCTATGAGGAAAAGTACTTTAAGGACGGTGTGGAAGAGGACATTGTTCTCATCACGGACAATGGCAATGtcccaaaagaaaacaaacctGAAGAGAAACGGCAACGCCGCCCGAGAGGGTCGGCAAAAGCTATAGTGGCATCAACATCTCGACAAGCTGCATCAGCTGCACCCGAAGCAGCTACAAGCGAACCCAAAATAACCAGATCTTCATCACAATTGTCTTTGTCCTCAACTGACGATTCGATTCCAAACAAGCGACCGATTCGCAATCGTGTCAAACCAGTCAACAAAGACTTTGTATACGATCTATCGAACCTTCTCAAAAAAGATATGCTCTTCGCTGAACGCGAGTCTATGAAATCACTCAAACGTCGCAGTACCAATTCGGTGGCAACTGACGATAGCAATCAGGAAGCACCCTCACCTTCAACAACACCTTCGTCTCCTGTGATAAGTGATACCAATAAAAACGAGCAGGTAACATTTGGCTTTGTGCTCACCAAAGATCTTGTGCAAGGTGCCGCTCAAAAAATGGCTCAAAACTTGGTCTCACAAGGCAGAGCCGCTCTAGCTACACTTCCAGAAATTCCCACTCAACGTCCATTAATGCGTTCCCGATTAATTTCTGTATTCCGAAGTTGTGGAAGTGTTCCTATTATTGAAACTTCTGATTTGGAAGAGGCCCAATATAGAGCTTCACTCTCTGAAGACAGTTTCATTGACAACTTTTCGAAACGTCGCAAAATCGATTTGAACCTAAAGCCCCGACTATCACTTCCAGATAGTCCACTTAATTCATTGCTCATGAAGGTCGACATGAGAAAGaaatcacaaacaaaaaacattccCCAAAATGATAGTGGATATTTTGGTGAAGaggacaacaacaaaaaatctgaTCTTCTGGCGGCATGTCCGACTGaaaaagaatttcaagaatTCGCTGCCAAACAATTGATTGAGCCTGTGAAAAAAGTTCATGTGCTGCCTTTTGTGGATCCTGTACCTTCGATTCCTAATTTTTCATCGCCCCCACCAACACCCACCAAACGTATCACATTGTTTCAACGTCTGAATGAGAACAAAGCAAAAAGACTTCAAGAGAGTCTATTGCGATCAgctttagaaaattaa
- the LOC129916088 gene encoding lipase 3 — translation MQMKILILPLPVLTSALLLLLLSHEVDSSFIGSEKIFSKGREIIITDAVKRIKRDGYPVEVHTVQTLDGYILKLHRIPYNGGERRPVVFLMTGIYASSDAWVLNGRENSLPYLLSNNGYDVWMGNNRGNIYTKKNVNFSPNDREFWNFSWHEMGVYDMPAMVDYILAITGQKTMHFGGVSQGATIFLVMNAMFPQYNEKFDTAHLLAPVAFVNHMKGPLAGIFAPVLGTRNYLSIMLEGVEMLSTNKFFKRLLSMGCLQDENPHVCASRIWPAVGYDTKHLNKTLIPDIMANFPVGGSFKQIMHYFQSYNSGKFRQYDYGPEKNKIVYNQTSPPDYQLDRVTVPTFIYFSVNDYIVSVRDIQRLVMHLPKVHALYRMPWDKWNHLDFICGQGVKEYIFDKVVDIVNAYTYYKEKRKDISYF, via the exons atgcaaatgaaGATTCTCATATTGCCATTGCCTGTGTTAACAAGTGCTCTCTTGCTGCTGCTTCTCTCACATGAAGTCGATTCTTCATTTATCGGTTCGGAGAAAATATTTTCCAAGGGACGGGAAATTATTATTACAGACGCG GTGAAACGAATTAAACGTGATGGATACCCTGTTGAAGTGCACACAGTACAAACACTTGACGGTTACATACTAAAGTTGCATAGAATTCCATACAATGGTGGCGAACGCAGACCGGTTGTCTTTCTCATGACCGGAATCTATGCGTCATCCGATGCCTGGGTGCTAAACGGTCGAGAGAATTCACTGCCATACTTGCTATCCAACAATGGATACGATGTCTGGATGGGCAACAACAGGGGCAACATTTACACAAAGAAAAACGTCAACTTCTCGCCCAACGATCGAGAGTTTTGGAATTTCAGTTGGCACGAGATGGGAGTGTACGACATGCCAGCCATGGTTGATTACATCCTCGCTATCACAGGCCAAAAGACAATGCATTTCGGAGGAGTTTCCCAGGGAGCAACTATTTTTCTAGTCATGAATGCAATGTTTCCCcaatataatgaaaagtttgaCACAGCACATCTGCTGGCGCCAGTTGCTTTCGTCAATCATATGAAAGGCCCTCTGGCGGGAATATTTGCACCAGTTCTTGGTACCCGCAATTACTTGTCAATAATGCTAGAGGGCGTTGAGATGCTGTCGACTAATAAATTCTTCAAACGCCTGCTCTCTATGGGTTGTTTGCAGGACGAAAATCCACATGTGTGTGCGAGTAGGATTTGGCCAGCTGTGGGCTACGACACAAAACATCTCAACAAG aCATTAATTCCAGATATAATGGCAAACTTTCCAGTTGGTGGATCATTCAAGCAAATCATGCACTACTTCCAGAGTTATAACTCTGGCAAGTTTCGCCAGTATGATTATGGACCGGAAAAGAACAAGATAGTGTACAACCAAACGAGTCCTCCGGATTATCAATTGGACAGAGTCACTGTTcctacatttatttatttctcaGTGAACGATTATATTGTTTCGGTTAGGGATATCCAGCGATTGGTTATGCATTTGCCAAAGGTACATGCTCTGTACAGAATGCCTTGGGATAAATGGAATCACCTTGACTTTATTTGCGGGCAAGGAGTCAAGGAGTACATTTTCGATAAAGTTGTGGATATTGTTAATGCCTATACGTATTACAAGGAAAAGCGAAAGGATATaagttatttttag